One Brachybacterium aquaticum genomic region harbors:
- the ctaE gene encoding aa3-type cytochrome oxidase subunit III, which yields MTTATLTERPAPAAAPAVGRPNPTQIGTLVWLASELMFFGGLFAMYFTLRSMAPDTFAAGQAHFTHGFALLNTSILVFSSVTCQIGVFYAEGRFPGGKPFPPRKRREGSIFNIAGWGMIEWYTLTFILGAIFVSGQAYEYTELVHNGVTMSSSPFSSIFYLATGFHGLHVIGGLIAFLMVLVRAYVAEKFTAHEQISAICVSYYWHFVDVVWIVLFFVVYMLDPIMSATSPGHVIPSTFNWTIF from the coding sequence GTGACTACTGCGACCCTGACTGAGCGCCCCGCCCCCGCTGCTGCCCCAGCGGTCGGGCGTCCGAACCCGACGCAGATCGGCACCCTCGTCTGGCTCGCCAGCGAGCTGATGTTCTTCGGCGGCCTGTTCGCGATGTACTTCACCCTGCGCTCCATGGCGCCGGACACCTTCGCCGCCGGCCAGGCACACTTCACGCACGGTTTCGCCCTGCTGAACACCTCGATCCTGGTCTTCAGCTCCGTCACCTGCCAGATCGGCGTGTTCTACGCCGAGGGCCGCTTCCCCGGCGGGAAGCCGTTCCCGCCGCGCAAGCGCCGCGAGGGCTCGATCTTCAACATCGCCGGCTGGGGCATGATCGAGTGGTACACGCTCACCTTCATCCTGGGCGCGATCTTCGTCTCCGGCCAGGCCTACGAGTACACCGAGCTCGTGCACAACGGCGTGACGATGTCGTCCTCCCCGTTCAGCTCGATCTTCTACCTCGCCACCGGCTTCCACGGCCTCCACGTGATCGGCGGCCTGATCGCCTTCCTGATGGTCCTGGTGCGTGCGTACGTGGCGGAGAAGTTCACCGCGCACGAGCAGATCTCGGCGATCTGCGTGTCCTACTACTGGCACTTCGTCGATGTCGTGTGGATCGTGCTGTTCTTCGTCGTCTACATGCTCGACCCGATCATGAGCGCCACCTCCCCCGGCCACGTGATCCCGTCGACCTTCAACTGGACGATCTTCTGA
- the qcrC gene encoding cytochrome bc1 complex diheme cytochrome c subunit, which yields MKALAARRHHPMALLVILLLALVATGGLYVALNPQTAQAEAYTEDDVNAGQALFLANCATCHGRDAQGLTDPDGATLGPSLIGVGAAAVDFQVGTGRMPMQQSGAQAAAKPPQMNEEQTRQLAAYVASLGPGPAVPDEEWLDTAQGDATRGGEIFRINCAMCHNAAGAGGALTRGKYAPQVVGVEGKHVYEAMDTGPQNMPVFNDTNLSPEDKRDVITYLETLEETGTPGGISLGSVGPVTEGLYAWTIVLSLLLGCAIWVAAKAK from the coding sequence GTGAAGGCTCTCGCCGCACGTCGCCATCACCCGATGGCGCTACTCGTGATCCTGCTGCTCGCGCTCGTCGCGACCGGCGGGCTGTACGTGGCGCTCAACCCGCAGACGGCCCAGGCCGAGGCCTACACCGAGGACGACGTGAATGCCGGCCAGGCACTCTTCCTCGCGAACTGCGCGACCTGCCACGGTCGTGACGCGCAGGGCCTCACCGATCCCGACGGCGCCACCCTCGGCCCCTCGCTGATCGGCGTCGGCGCCGCCGCCGTCGATTTCCAGGTCGGCACCGGTCGCATGCCCATGCAGCAATCGGGCGCCCAGGCCGCCGCCAAGCCGCCGCAGATGAACGAGGAGCAGACCCGGCAGCTCGCCGCGTACGTCGCCTCGCTCGGCCCCGGCCCCGCCGTTCCCGACGAGGAGTGGCTCGACACCGCCCAGGGCGACGCCACCCGCGGCGGCGAGATCTTCCGCATCAACTGCGCCATGTGCCACAACGCCGCCGGTGCCGGCGGCGCGCTGACCCGCGGCAAGTACGCCCCGCAGGTCGTCGGCGTCGAGGGCAAGCACGTCTACGAGGCGATGGACACCGGCCCCCAGAACATGCCGGTCTTCAACGACACCAACCTGTCCCCCGAGGACAAGCGCGACGTCATCACCTACCTCGAGACCCTCGAAGAGACCGGCACCCCCGGTGGCATCTCCCTGGGCTCCGTGGGCCCCGTCACCGAGGGTCTGTACGCCTGGACCATCGTCCTGTCCCTCCTCCTCGGTTGCGCCATCTGGGTGGCGGCGAAGGCAAAGTGA
- the qcrA gene encoding cytochrome bc1 complex Rieske iron-sulfur subunit, which produces MNTNLDGTSPKKGVSAIAPKEGGGFPNPGLPPHPKRQSDLSKAAEKRAEKLVAAMFLLSIVGTAVFIAAYFVVTPTGPNLFAESETPQAVWWSNLITGLGLAVAVFFIGAAAVHWAKTLMPDEEWVEERHDIASSPEDRDEAAAILRDGIAETGIARRPLIVTTMVAALAALPIAVLAPLSTLGPLPGNKLHHTFWGHNPGQRLARDHDGTPIKLSDVAMNSIFHVMPEGLTHETEHFLEERAKAAAVIVRIDPKLAKNEESMAMGVDGVLAFSKICTHVGCPVALYEQQTHHMLCPCHQSTFDVTDGAKVIFGPAHRPLPQLPIEVDAEGYLVAPGDFTEPIGPSFWNIHKDK; this is translated from the coding sequence ATGAACACCAACCTCGACGGCACCTCCCCCAAGAAGGGCGTCTCCGCGATCGCCCCGAAGGAGGGCGGCGGCTTCCCGAACCCCGGACTTCCCCCGCATCCGAAGCGCCAGTCCGATCTGTCCAAGGCTGCGGAGAAGCGCGCCGAGAAGCTCGTGGCCGCGATGTTCCTCCTGAGCATCGTGGGCACCGCGGTCTTCATCGCGGCGTACTTCGTGGTCACCCCCACCGGGCCGAACCTCTTCGCCGAGTCGGAGACCCCGCAGGCCGTGTGGTGGTCGAACCTGATCACCGGCCTCGGCCTGGCCGTGGCGGTGTTCTTCATCGGTGCCGCCGCCGTGCACTGGGCCAAGACCCTCATGCCCGACGAGGAGTGGGTCGAGGAGCGCCACGACATCGCCAGCTCCCCCGAGGACCGCGACGAGGCCGCGGCGATCCTTCGCGACGGCATCGCCGAGACCGGCATCGCCCGCCGCCCGCTGATCGTCACCACGATGGTCGCCGCCCTGGCCGCCCTGCCGATCGCGGTGCTCGCACCGCTGTCGACCCTCGGCCCGCTGCCCGGCAACAAGCTCCACCACACCTTCTGGGGCCACAACCCGGGTCAGCGCCTGGCGCGCGACCACGACGGCACGCCGATCAAGCTCTCCGACGTCGCGATGAACTCGATCTTCCACGTCATGCCGGAGGGCCTGACCCACGAGACCGAGCACTTCCTCGAGGAGCGCGCCAAGGCCGCTGCGGTGATCGTCCGCATCGACCCCAAGCTCGCCAAGAACGAGGAGTCGATGGCCATGGGTGTGGACGGCGTCCTCGCCTTCTCCAAGATCTGCACGCACGTGGGCTGCCCGGTGGCGCTCTACGAGCAGCAGACCCACCACATGCTGTGCCCGTGCCATCAGTCCACCTTCGACGTCACCGACGGCGCCAAGGTGATCTTCGGCCCGGCCCACCGTCCGCTGCCGCAGCTGCCGATCGAGGTCGACGCCGAGGGCTACCTCGTGGCCCCCGGTGACTTCACCGAGCCGATCGGTCCCAGCTTCTGGAACATCCACAAGGACAAGTGA
- the qcrB gene encoding cytochrome bc1 complex cytochrome b subunit has protein sequence MTTTTPGTRKQASDSEGTTRIGKLGAVGGDWLDQRAFGGSLVRTFARKLFPDHWSFMLGEMALYSFVILLISGVFLTMFFDPSMEEVVYDGPYTALQGAMMSRAFESTLEISFEVKGGLLFRQMHHWAALVFMVSIFVHMFRVFFTGAFRKPRELNWLVGFSIMVLGMVAGFTGYSLPDDVLSGNGLRVVDGLMKSVPVVGTYISMLLFGGEFPGTQIIPRFFTMHILLVPALLLGLIAIHLIMVVAHKHTQYPGPGRTERNVVGYPILPVFGAKAAGYFFLIFGVITLISATTSINAVWVYGPYDPSPVSAGSQPDWYMLWTDGGLRLIPGWEFTIFGYVISLNMLIPIAIYGLMLAFLALYPFIEAWVTGDDREHHINDLPYNAPVRTGLGVAWIFLYVLLAMAASNDLIAVALQLSINDLTWLFRIAFFVGPVLVFYITKRLCLSIQRHKRDLALHGRETSRVVRTETGDMIEIHEPLSDYDRWVLVQHDDYRPLKAGKGVSALRARATSFFFKDRIEPVTPAELREALEHAGHEKHVIDELTGGDYRIPAEKVHH, from the coding sequence ATGACGACCACGACTCCCGGCACCCGGAAGCAGGCTTCCGACTCCGAGGGCACCACCCGCATCGGCAAGCTCGGCGCGGTGGGCGGCGACTGGCTGGACCAGCGCGCCTTCGGCGGCTCGCTGGTGCGCACCTTCGCCCGCAAGCTCTTCCCCGACCACTGGTCCTTCATGCTCGGCGAGATGGCGCTGTACAGCTTCGTCATCCTGCTGATCTCCGGCGTGTTCCTGACCATGTTCTTCGACCCCTCCATGGAGGAGGTCGTCTACGACGGGCCATACACCGCGCTGCAGGGCGCGATGATGTCCCGCGCCTTCGAGTCCACCCTCGAGATCTCCTTCGAGGTCAAGGGCGGTCTGCTGTTCCGGCAGATGCACCACTGGGCCGCGCTCGTGTTCATGGTGTCGATCTTCGTGCACATGTTCCGCGTGTTCTTCACCGGCGCCTTCCGCAAGCCTCGCGAGCTCAACTGGCTCGTCGGCTTCTCGATCATGGTCCTGGGCATGGTGGCCGGCTTCACCGGCTACTCCCTCCCCGACGACGTGCTCTCCGGCAACGGCCTGCGCGTGGTCGACGGCCTGATGAAGTCCGTCCCGGTCGTGGGCACCTACATCTCGATGCTGCTCTTCGGCGGCGAGTTCCCGGGCACCCAGATCATCCCGCGCTTCTTCACCATGCACATCCTGCTGGTGCCGGCGCTGCTCCTCGGCCTGATCGCGATCCACCTGATCATGGTCGTCGCGCACAAGCACACCCAGTACCCCGGCCCCGGCCGCACCGAGCGCAACGTGGTCGGCTACCCGATCCTCCCCGTGTTCGGCGCGAAGGCCGCCGGCTACTTCTTCCTGATCTTCGGTGTGATCACCCTGATCTCGGCGACCACGTCGATCAACGCCGTGTGGGTGTACGGGCCCTACGACCCCTCCCCCGTGTCCGCCGGCTCGCAGCCGGACTGGTACATGCTGTGGACGGACGGCGGCCTGCGCCTGATCCCGGGCTGGGAGTTCACGATCTTCGGCTACGTGATCTCGCTGAACATGCTGATCCCGATCGCGATCTACGGCCTGATGCTCGCCTTCCTGGCGCTCTACCCCTTCATCGAGGCGTGGGTGACCGGCGACGACCGCGAGCACCACATCAACGATCTGCCGTACAACGCCCCGGTCCGTACGGGTCTCGGCGTCGCGTGGATCTTCCTCTACGTGCTGCTCGCGATGGCGGCCAGCAACGACCTCATCGCCGTCGCGCTGCAGCTGTCGATCAACGACCTCACATGGCTGTTCCGGATCGCGTTCTTCGTGGGCCCGGTGCTGGTCTTCTACATCACCAAGCGCTTGTGCCTGTCGATCCAGCGCCATAAGCGCGACCTCGCCCTGCACGGCCGCGAGACCTCGCGAGTGGTGCGGACCGAGACCGGCGACATGATCGAGATCCACGAGCCGCTCAGCGACTACGACCGCTGGGTCCTCGTGCAGCACGACGACTACCGCCCGCTCAAGGCCGGCAAGGGCGTCTCCGCCCTGCGCGCCCGTGCGACGAGCTTCTTCTTCAAGGACCGCATCGAGCCGGTCACCCCGGCTGAGCTCCGCGAGGCGCTCGAGCACGCGGGTCATGAGAAGCACGTCATCGACGAGCTCACCGGCGGCGACTACCGCATCCCGGCGGAGAAGGTCCACCACTGA
- a CDS encoding cytochrome c oxidase subunit 4 yields MRATAKIFWIMGVFFLIVAIAYGLLTGFYEPLGIEPAGFPALIGLTGLAFMIAMVMSIAIRKNDLGASDNLDAEVHDDAGVQGSFSPYSWAPLWTAIGGALCFLGIAAGWWIFAFGVMFGVYGVIQWVLEFSSGQHAH; encoded by the coding sequence ATGAGAGCAACCGCCAAGATCTTCTGGATCATGGGAGTCTTCTTCCTGATCGTCGCGATCGCCTACGGCCTGCTTACCGGCTTCTACGAGCCCCTGGGCATCGAGCCCGCCGGCTTCCCGGCCCTGATCGGTCTCACCGGCCTGGCCTTCATGATCGCCATGGTCATGTCGATCGCGATCCGCAAGAACGACCTCGGAGCATCCGACAACCTCGATGCCGAGGTCCACGACGACGCCGGCGTGCAGGGCAGCTTCAGCCCCTACAGCTGGGCCCCGCTCTGGACCGCCATTGGCGGCGCGCTGTGCTTCCTCGGGATCGCGGCGGGCTGGTGGATCTTCGCCTTCGGCGTCATGTTCGGCGTCTACGGCGTGATCCAGTGGGTCCTCGAGTTCTCGAGCGGCCAGCACGCCCACTGA
- the ctaD gene encoding aa3-type cytochrome oxidase subunit I codes for MSTHVTAPASTAGTARFQEERPTGLGRHFFKLLTTTDHKLIGMMYMGMAFAFFAFGGLLALGIRTELWEPGLQVVVSKDQYNQLFTMHGTIMLLMFGTPLFNGFANYLVPLQIGAVDMAFPRLNMFAFWLTLFGSLIVVAGFLTPQGAASFGWFAYAPLSDTTFSPGLGGDLWVFGLGLQGFGTILGAVNFITTILCMRMPGMTMFRMPIFTWNILITGVLVLMAFPPLASALLALGADRRFDANIFDPANGGPVLWQHLFWFFGHPEVYVLALPFFGIASEIIPAFSRKPIFGYKTLVGATISIAALSVTVWAHHMYTTGAVMLDFFAFMTMLIAVPTGVKFFNWIGTMWRGSLTFETPMLFTLGFLTTFIFGGLTGVILSSPVLDFPLSDTYFVVAHFHYVMAGTVVFEMFAGFYFWWPKMFGYKLSEGLGKLHFWLLTIGFHLTFLIQHWLGVAGAPRRYVNYLYEDGFDWMNQISTVGAFVMGASTLPFLLNVVLTHLKGKKVEVDDPWGYGASLEWATSCPPPRHNFHSLPRVRSERPAFDLHHPEVALQDHMLAEEPAENPRTN; via the coding sequence GTGAGCACCCACGTCACCGCCCCCGCGAGCACCGCCGGGACCGCGCGGTTCCAGGAGGAGCGCCCCACCGGCCTCGGACGGCACTTCTTCAAGCTGCTGACCACCACCGATCACAAGCTGATCGGCATGATGTACATGGGCATGGCCTTCGCGTTCTTCGCGTTCGGCGGCCTGCTCGCCCTCGGCATCCGCACCGAGCTCTGGGAGCCCGGCCTGCAGGTCGTGGTCTCCAAGGACCAGTACAACCAGCTGTTCACAATGCACGGCACCATCATGCTGCTGATGTTCGGCACTCCGCTGTTCAACGGCTTCGCCAACTATCTGGTGCCGCTGCAGATCGGCGCCGTGGACATGGCTTTCCCGCGCCTGAACATGTTCGCCTTCTGGCTGACCCTCTTCGGCTCCCTCATCGTGGTGGCCGGCTTCCTCACCCCGCAGGGTGCCGCGTCCTTCGGCTGGTTCGCCTATGCGCCGCTGTCGGACACGACGTTCTCGCCCGGCCTGGGCGGTGATCTGTGGGTCTTCGGATTGGGCTTGCAGGGCTTCGGAACGATCCTCGGCGCGGTCAACTTCATCACCACCATCCTGTGCATGCGCATGCCCGGCATGACCATGTTCCGGATGCCGATCTTCACCTGGAACATCCTCATCACCGGTGTGCTGGTGCTGATGGCCTTCCCGCCGCTCGCCTCGGCGCTGCTCGCGCTCGGCGCGGACCGTCGCTTCGACGCGAACATCTTCGATCCCGCCAACGGCGGCCCGGTCCTGTGGCAGCACCTGTTCTGGTTCTTCGGCCACCCCGAGGTGTACGTGCTCGCGCTGCCGTTCTTCGGCATCGCCTCCGAGATCATCCCGGCGTTCTCCCGCAAGCCGATCTTCGGCTACAAGACCCTCGTCGGCGCGACGATCTCCATCGCCGCCCTCTCGGTCACCGTGTGGGCGCACCACATGTACACCACCGGCGCCGTGATGCTGGACTTCTTCGCCTTCATGACGATGCTGATCGCGGTCCCGACGGGCGTGAAGTTCTTCAACTGGATCGGCACCATGTGGCGAGGGTCGCTGACCTTCGAGACGCCGATGCTGTTCACCCTCGGCTTCCTCACCACCTTCATCTTCGGCGGTCTGACCGGCGTCATCCTGTCCTCGCCGGTGCTGGACTTCCCCCTCTCTGACACCTACTTCGTGGTCGCGCACTTCCACTACGTGATGGCCGGCACCGTGGTGTTCGAGATGTTCGCGGGCTTCTACTTCTGGTGGCCGAAGATGTTCGGCTACAAGCTCTCCGAGGGCCTCGGCAAGCTGCACTTCTGGCTGCTGACCATCGGCTTCCACCTCACCTTCCTCATCCAGCACTGGCTCGGTGTGGCCGGCGCCCCGCGCCGCTACGTGAACTACCTGTACGAGGACGGGTTCGACTGGATGAACCAGATCTCCACCGTCGGCGCATTCGTCATGGGCGCCTCGACCCTGCCCTTCCTGCTCAACGTGGTGCTCACCCACCTGAAGGGCAAGAAGGTCGAGGTCGACGACCCGTGGGGCTACGGTGCGTCCCTGGAGTGGGCCACCTCCTGCCCGCCCCCGCGCCACAACTTCCACTCGCTGCCCCGCGTGCGCTCCGAGCGTCCCGCCTTCGATCTCCACCACCCGGAGGTCGCGCTGCAGGACCACATGCTCGCCGAGGAGCCCGCCGAGAACCCGAGGACCAACTGA
- the ctaC gene encoding aa3-type cytochrome oxidase subunit II, giving the protein MIPQVPQRARRGRRFAAAGLALATLVLAGCTEAQQRGFLPGPGDGQEVTNQTERITNLWVGSWAVLVVVGLLIWGLTIWCAVAYRRRKNDTGYPVQLRYHVPLELMFTLVPVVMVLTLFYFTQRDAREIEMHVAEPDVTVNIVAKQWSWDFNYVDENVHEPAGVQSFATGEPGAEDMLPELWLPVDQTVEFRLDSRDVIHSFWVVDFLYKKDMFPGHTTSFQVTPTREGTYSGKCAELCGEYHSDMLFNVRVVSQEEYDNHMQELREQGNEGQLGVDLNRNAEEWSMRERQDDAGPRYTEDASSTTEGDNE; this is encoded by the coding sequence GTGATCCCCCAGGTCCCCCAGCGCGCGCGGCGAGGTCGCCGCTTCGCGGCAGCCGGCCTCGCCCTGGCCACTCTGGTCCTCGCCGGCTGCACCGAGGCGCAGCAGCGCGGCTTCCTCCCCGGCCCCGGCGACGGGCAGGAGGTCACCAACCAGACCGAACGGATCACGAACCTGTGGGTCGGATCCTGGGCGGTGCTGGTCGTCGTCGGCCTCCTGATCTGGGGTCTGACCATCTGGTGCGCCGTCGCCTACCGCCGCCGCAAGAACGACACCGGCTACCCGGTCCAGCTGCGCTACCACGTGCCGCTGGAGCTGATGTTCACGCTCGTGCCGGTCGTCATGGTGCTGACCCTCTTCTACTTCACCCAGCGCGATGCCCGTGAGATCGAGATGCACGTCGCCGAGCCCGACGTGACCGTCAACATCGTGGCCAAGCAGTGGAGCTGGGACTTCAACTACGTCGACGAGAACGTCCACGAGCCGGCGGGCGTGCAGTCCTTCGCCACGGGTGAGCCGGGCGCCGAGGACATGCTCCCCGAGCTGTGGCTCCCCGTGGATCAGACCGTCGAGTTCCGCCTCGACTCCCGCGATGTCATCCACTCGTTCTGGGTCGTGGACTTCCTGTACAAGAAGGACATGTTCCCGGGGCACACCACGAGCTTCCAGGTGACCCCCACCCGTGAGGGCACCTACTCCGGCAAGTGCGCCGAGCTGTGCGGCGAGTACCACTCCGACATGCTCTTCAACGTGCGGGTCGTCTCCCAGGAGGAGTACGACAACCACATGCAGGAGCTGCGCGAGCAGGGCAACGAGGGCCAGCTGGGCGTGGACCTCAACCGCAACGCGGAGGAATGGTCCATGCGCGAGCGCCAGGACGACGCCGGCCCCCGCTACACCGAGGACGCGTCCTCCACCACCGAGGGAGACAACGAGTGA
- the erpA gene encoding iron-sulfur cluster insertion protein ErpA — protein sequence MTTPTTERPTAAHGVTLTSEAAHKVTTLLEQEGRDDLRLRIAVQPGGCSGLIYQLYFDERLMDDDLVADFEGVEVIVDKMSSPYLTGAVIDFADTIEKQGFTIDNPNAGSSCACGDSFS from the coding sequence ATGACCACGCCCACCACCGAGCGCCCCACCGCGGCGCATGGCGTCACCCTCACGTCCGAGGCCGCCCACAAGGTGACCACCCTGCTGGAGCAGGAGGGACGCGACGACCTCCGCCTGCGGATCGCGGTGCAGCCCGGCGGCTGCTCCGGCCTGATCTACCAGCTGTACTTCGACGAGCGCCTCATGGACGACGACCTGGTCGCCGACTTCGAGGGCGTCGAGGTGATCGTCGACAAGATGAGCAGCCCCTACCTCACCGGTGCGGTCATCGACTTCGCCGACACCATCGAGAAGCAGGGCTTCACCATCGACAACCCCAACGCGGGCAGCTCCTGCGCCTGCGGCGACTCCTTCAGCTGA
- a CDS encoding dipeptidase — protein MTAHDPVTPSAADAAQADPEQGADSAEVRALRERLETLLPASIADLKDLVRIPSIAFPGYDREPVRRSAEAVAELLRGAGLQEVVIESVQDGSPAVIGRTSAAEGRPTVLLYAHHDVQPTGDVEEWTSAPFEPEVRGERLYGRGAADDKAGVMAHVTALRLVGEELAADGIGVTVFVEGEEEAGSPTFRPFIEAHREALSADLIIVADSANWAVGTPALTTSLRGVVDLVVEVRALDHAGHSGLFGGPVLDALTQLSRLLATLHDERGEVAVQGLLRAEDPTVDMDEAEWRRDAGVVEGAELSGDGPLTARLWTRPALSVLGIDAPTVRDASNTLVPAARAKVSLRIPPGEDPDRAMEALVSHLESHAPATARVTITRGERGKPYLAKQGSPAMDLARESFAAAWGAEAVDTGLGGSIPFIADLLEVFPHAEVLVTGVEDPESRAHGIDESLHLGEFARVCLAEALLLRGAGALGRAGEESA, from the coding sequence ATGACCGCACACGACCCCGTCACCCCGTCCGCCGCCGACGCCGCGCAGGCCGACCCTGAGCAGGGGGCCGACTCCGCGGAAGTCCGCGCGCTGCGCGAGCGCCTGGAGACGCTGCTGCCCGCGTCGATCGCGGATCTCAAGGACCTGGTGCGCATCCCCTCGATCGCCTTCCCCGGCTACGACCGCGAGCCGGTGCGCCGCAGTGCCGAGGCCGTCGCCGAGCTCCTGCGCGGCGCCGGCCTGCAGGAGGTCGTCATCGAATCCGTGCAGGACGGCAGCCCGGCCGTGATCGGGCGCACCTCCGCCGCCGAGGGCCGCCCCACCGTCCTCCTTTACGCCCACCACGACGTCCAGCCCACCGGTGACGTCGAGGAGTGGACCAGCGCCCCCTTCGAGCCCGAGGTGCGCGGAGAGCGCCTCTACGGACGCGGCGCGGCCGACGACAAGGCCGGCGTCATGGCCCATGTGACCGCCCTGCGCCTGGTCGGCGAGGAGCTCGCGGCCGACGGGATCGGCGTGACCGTCTTCGTCGAGGGCGAGGAGGAGGCGGGCTCGCCCACCTTCCGTCCCTTCATCGAGGCGCACCGCGAGGCGCTCTCGGCGGACCTCATCATCGTCGCCGACTCCGCGAACTGGGCCGTGGGCACCCCCGCGCTGACCACCAGCCTCCGCGGTGTGGTCGACCTGGTCGTCGAGGTGCGCGCGCTCGATCACGCCGGCCACTCAGGGCTCTTCGGCGGCCCGGTGCTCGACGCGCTCACCCAGCTCAGCCGCCTGCTCGCCACCCTTCACGACGAGCGCGGCGAGGTCGCGGTGCAGGGACTGCTGCGCGCCGAGGACCCGACCGTGGACATGGATGAGGCGGAGTGGCGCCGCGATGCCGGCGTCGTCGAGGGCGCTGAGCTCTCCGGGGACGGGCCGCTCACCGCGCGGCTGTGGACCCGCCCGGCCCTGTCGGTGCTCGGCATCGACGCCCCCACCGTCCGCGACGCCTCGAACACCCTCGTGCCCGCTGCCCGGGCGAAGGTCTCGCTGCGCATCCCGCCGGGGGAGGACCCGGACCGCGCGATGGAGGCGCTGGTGAGCCATCTCGAGTCCCACGCGCCCGCGACCGCGCGCGTCACCATCACCCGCGGTGAGCGCGGCAAGCCCTACCTCGCCAAGCAGGGCTCTCCCGCCATGGACCTCGCGCGCGAGTCCTTCGCCGCCGCCTGGGGTGCCGAGGCCGTGGACACCGGGCTCGGCGGTTCCATCCCGTTCATCGCCGATCTGCTCGAGGTGTTCCCCCACGCCGAGGTGCTCGTCACCGGCGTCGAGGATCCCGAGTCCCGCGCCCACGGCATCGACGAGTCGCTGCACCTGGGCGAGTTCGCCCGGGTGTGCCTGGCCGAGGCGCTGCTGCTGCGCGGCGCCGGAGCGCTGGGCCGGGCGGGGGAGGAGTCCGCGTGA
- a CDS encoding DUF3043 domain-containing protein: MIFRKSEPPQPPEPAPEPTRPGSKGRPTRTRKEAEAARRRPLVVDDRKEARRRDRERAQQERMEAQQALMTGDEKKMPLQHRGEDRRFVRDVVDSRRNIAEFFFPIALVFMLIALVLPLIRPDLTAALSGGMVVILWGGIFLCVIDAFLLRRKLRAKLEERFGGVGQGLVGYGIMRAIQIRRFRLPRPQIKHGEEPR, encoded by the coding sequence GTGATCTTCCGCAAGTCAGAACCCCCGCAGCCCCCCGAGCCGGCGCCCGAGCCCACCCGCCCCGGCTCCAAGGGACGTCCTACCCGCACCCGCAAGGAGGCGGAGGCGGCGCGTCGTCGCCCGCTGGTGGTCGACGACCGCAAGGAGGCGCGGCGCCGGGACCGCGAGCGCGCTCAGCAGGAGCGCATGGAGGCGCAGCAGGCGCTGATGACCGGCGACGAGAAGAAGATGCCGCTCCAGCATCGCGGGGAGGACCGCCGCTTCGTGCGCGACGTCGTCGACTCCCGGCGCAACATCGCGGAGTTCTTCTTCCCGATCGCGCTGGTGTTCATGCTGATCGCGCTGGTGCTGCCGCTGATCCGTCCGGACCTCACCGCGGCGCTCAGCGGCGGCATGGTCGTCATCCTCTGGGGCGGCATCTTCCTGTGCGTCATCGATGCCTTCCTCCTGCGGCGGAAGCTGCGGGCGAAGCTCGAGGAGCGCTTCGGCGGTGTGGGCCAGGGACTGGTCGGCTACGGCATCATGCGCGCGATCCAGATCCGCCGCTTCCGTCTCCCCCGCCCGCAGATCAAGCACGGCGAGGAGCCGCGCTGA